In one archaeon BMS3Bbin15 genomic region, the following are encoded:
- the atpE gene encoding V-type ATP synthase subunit E: MSMEQVEKIVKKINEDAEAEASKILNEARTQAEKIKRDANVEADEIYSEILPKYEREAEQEKQRIVANAKLRARKAVLDAREDVIKLAFNAAGTKLQKLPKKDYTKVLEKLILEGVEAIDADTVVIARKEDSRAITSALLKRVSEKTGFKVTKAREYINVMGGVVLRSSDGKIEVNNTFETRLERFRDELRKEVAEVLFS; encoded by the coding sequence ATGTCCATGGAGCAAGTTGAAAAGATAGTTAAGAAGATTAATGAGGATGCCGAAGCAGAAGCTTCAAAAATTCTTAATGAAGCAAGGACTCAGGCTGAAAAGATAAAAAGAGATGCCAATGTGGAAGCTGATGAAATTTATAGTGAGATACTTCCAAAATATGAACGAGAGGCTGAACAGGAAAAGCAGAGAATTGTGGCCAATGCTAAGCTAAGGGCAAGAAAGGCTGTACTTGATGCAAGGGAAGATGTAATAAAGCTTGCTTTCAATGCGGCTGGGACAAAGCTACAGAAACTGCCAAAAAAAGATTACACAAAGGTCCTCGAAAAGCTAATCCTCGAGGGAGTTGAGGCCATTGATGCCGATACGGTTGTTATAGCAAGAAAGGAGGATTCAAGGGCTATAACTTCTGCCCTTCTTAAGAGGGTCTCAGAAAAGACAGGTTTCAAAGTGACCAAGGCCAGAGAGTATATCAATGTCATGGGTGGGGTTGTACTCAGAAGCAGCGATGGCAAAATTGAGGTAAACAACACATTTGAGACAAGGCTTGAGAGGTTCAGGGATGAGCTGAGAAAAGAGGTTGCTGAGGTTCTTTTTAGTTGA
- a CDS encoding bifunctional 3-demethylubiquinone-9 3-methyltransferase/ 2-octaprenyl-6-hydroxy phenol methylase, which yields MDRNDVRKLYSIGNAKWYDPLRRIYGKSFLSKAEDDLATFLKDNLDGSKTVLELGCGTGANLEKIYSLDIEFKKYLGLDFSPYMLKIAKNKFRNNSIVEFRETDITELDDIKEQFDIIICIIVISHLQSRPDFVNRSQKLLGKNGKFFLIVHTEPEWYINFWLSPFIWLSRMNLISDDEIKKFENVKAINKYSGSLITAIEIHR from the coding sequence ATGGACAGGAATGATGTAAGGAAGCTTTATTCGATTGGTAATGCAAAATGGTATGACCCTTTAAGGCGTATATATGGTAAGTCATTTCTTTCTAAAGCAGAGGATGACCTGGCTACTTTTTTAAAAGATAATTTGGATGGAAGTAAGACTGTTCTGGAACTGGGTTGTGGCACAGGAGCAAACTTAGAAAAGATATACTCTCTTGACATTGAATTTAAAAAGTACCTGGGTCTGGACTTTTCACCATACATGTTGAAGATTGCGAAGAATAAATTCAGGAATAACTCCATAGTTGAATTTAGGGAGACAGACATTACAGAGCTGGATGACATAAAAGAGCAATTTGATATTATAATCTGTATTATTGTGATATCCCATCTCCAATCCAGGCCAGATTTTGTTAATCGGTCACAGAAATTATTGGGTAAAAACGGGAAATTTTTTTTAATTGTACACACAGAGCCTGAATGGTATATCAATTTCTGGCTATCCCCTTTTATATGGCTATCCAGAATGAACCTGATATCGGATGATGAAATTAAAAAATTTGAGAATGTAAAGGCCATAAATAAATATTCAGGAAGTCTGATAACAGCAATTGAAATTCATAGATAA
- a CDS encoding beta-lactamase superfamily domain protein, protein MDKEVEEIIRLGNGVELFVDGTRILLDPRRAEGLSFVSHAHSDHAPSKVSGEVISTEETGELLSRHFSTLAYEQKFENLGVSFRLIPSGHMLGSSQVVIENGFKVIYTGDLHLEGGATSGMGVVEGCDILIIESTFGSPFYILPDREYVLGEIKDWIEDCFSRGDVPVLLGYSLGKAQEIIKLLSGDYKLGLHRAVYENCRKYEALGVNLGSYELYSENIREEKEDRVLIFPPAARNSLKGNFKKALLSGWALHGATKFKFRVDEAFAISDHSDFNGLVNYVEKASPQVIYTLHGFAEEFSDELKARGFYASPLTKKQTGLNHFL, encoded by the coding sequence ATGGATAAGGAGGTTGAAGAAATAATTCGCCTTGGTAATGGAGTGGAGCTTTTTGTTGATGGCACCAGAATACTGCTCGACCCGAGAAGGGCAGAGGGTTTGAGTTTTGTTTCCCATGCTCATTCCGACCATGCACCTTCGAAAGTCTCTGGCGAGGTAATTTCCACTGAAGAGACAGGAGAGTTACTCTCAAGACACTTTTCCACTCTTGCATACGAGCAGAAATTTGAAAACCTTGGAGTCAGCTTCAGGTTAATACCTTCGGGGCACATGCTGGGTTCTTCTCAGGTGGTTATAGAGAATGGCTTCAAGGTTATTTATACAGGGGACCTTCATCTTGAGGGAGGAGCAACCTCTGGCATGGGGGTTGTTGAAGGATGCGATATCCTTATAATTGAATCAACTTTCGGAAGCCCCTTCTATATTCTGCCAGACCGTGAGTATGTTTTGGGAGAGATTAAAGACTGGATTGAAGACTGCTTTTCAAGGGGTGACGTGCCTGTACTTCTTGGTTACTCTCTGGGCAAAGCTCAGGAGATAATAAAGCTTCTCTCAGGGGATTATAAACTCGGGCTCCACAGAGCAGTTTATGAGAACTGCAGGAAATATGAAGCTCTCGGCGTAAATCTTGGCAGCTATGAGCTTTATTCTGAAAACATAAGAGAGGAAAAAGAGGATAGAGTTCTTATCTTTCCGCCAGCAGCGAGAAATTCTCTAAAGGGAAACTTCAAGAAGGCGCTTCTCAGCGGCTGGGCACTGCATGGAGCAACAAAATTTAAATTCAGAGTAGATGAGGCTTTTGCCATAAGCGACCACAGTGATTTCAATGGCCTTGTAAATTACGTAGAAAAGGCATCGCCTCAGGTGATTTATACTTTACATGGCTTTGCCGAGGAATTTTCAGATGAGCTTAAAGCAAGAGGTTTCTATGCCAGCCCTCTGACAAAGAAGCAGACAGGACTAAACCATTTTCTTTAA
- the atpF gene encoding V-type ATP synthase subunit F — MKISIVADFDTVTGFRIAGVREAFVVYSPEDALEKIKHLIKKEDIGIVITTERILDKIRQQVAELLEGKNFPLIVEVPDKDGKIEKKVDPINELIKRAIGVEIKV, encoded by the coding sequence ATGAAAATTAGTATTGTTGCTGACTTTGATACAGTCACTGGCTTCCGTATTGCCGGTGTCAGGGAAGCCTTTGTTGTATATTCTCCTGAGGATGCCCTTGAGAAAATAAAGCATCTGATTAAAAAAGAGGATATTGGCATAGTTATAACAACAGAGAGAATTCTGGATAAGATAAGGCAACAGGTTGCAGAGTTGCTGGAAGGTAAAAATTTTCCTCTTATTGTTGAGGTACCTGATAAAGACGGCAAGATAGAGAAGAAGGTTGACCCTATTAATGAACTTATAAAGCGTGCAATTGGAGTTGAAATTAAAGTTTAG
- a CDS encoding translation initiation factor IF-5A: MSVKQGEVNQIKIGKYIIIDGEPCRVVSFTTAKTGKHGHAKANVVGIGLFDNQKRSLVAPTDAKIEFPMIERKAGQVLSIMGDTVQIMDLLNYETFETTVPSKEELEGKDIIEGAEVEYIQTLGRRKIMRVR, from the coding sequence ATGTCTGTGAAACAAGGAGAAGTAAATCAGATAAAAATTGGTAAGTATATTATTATCGATGGTGAGCCCTGCAGGGTGGTAAGTTTCACAACAGCCAAGACAGGAAAGCATGGTCATGCAAAAGCAAATGTTGTCGGAATAGGATTATTTGACAATCAAAAAAGGAGCCTTGTTGCTCCCACTGATGCCAAGATTGAATTTCCCATGATTGAAAGGAAGGCAGGACAGGTGCTATCAATAATGGGAGATACTGTCCAGATTATGGACCTTTTAAACTATGAAACCTTCGAGACAACAGTTCCTAGTAAGGAGGAGCTTGAAGGTAAGGATATTATTGAGGGCGCAGAAGTCGAGTATATACAGACGCTGGGAAGAAGAAAGATTATGCGTGTCAGGTAG
- the ntpB gene encoding V-type sodium ATPase subunit B encodes MVSHIREYTSVTGVAGPLMIVEDVEGVAYGEIVEIETPQGENRRGQVLEAYEGKAIVQVFEGTGGIDTKVTKVRFTGSTLKLGVSMDMLGRIFDGTGKPIDGGPEIIPEKSLDINGEPMNPASREFPRDFIQTGISTIDGMNTLVRGQKLPIFSGSGLPHNELAAQIARQAKVLGEEEEFAVVFGAMGITYEEASFFMTDFERTGALEKVTAFLNLANDPTIERIITPRMVLTTAEYFAYEKDMHVLVILTDLTNYCEALREIAAARGEVPGRRGYPGYMYTDLATMYERAGKAAGSRGSITQMPILTMADDDITHPIPDLTGYITEGQIVLSRELHRKGIYPPVDVLPSLSRLMKGGIGKGKTREDHANVSDQLYSAYAEGRDLRDLVAVVGEEALTEKDRKYLEFADRFEREYVTQSKDEDRDILRTLEIGWDLLSILPERDLKRIKEDYIKSYHPKYVQEK; translated from the coding sequence ATGGTAAGTCATATTAGAGAGTATACTTCAGTTACAGGTGTTGCAGGACCTCTTATGATTGTTGAAGATGTGGAGGGCGTGGCTTACGGTGAAATTGTTGAGATTGAGACACCACAGGGGGAAAATAGAAGAGGTCAGGTACTTGAGGCATATGAGGGTAAAGCCATTGTTCAGGTTTTTGAGGGCACGGGAGGTATAGACACCAAGGTTACAAAGGTCAGATTTACAGGCTCAACACTTAAGCTTGGTGTAAGTATGGACATGCTGGGCAGAATTTTTGATGGCACTGGCAAGCCCATAGACGGTGGCCCAGAGATAATTCCTGAGAAGAGTCTGGATATTAATGGAGAGCCCATGAACCCTGCCTCGAGAGAGTTTCCAAGGGATTTCATTCAGACAGGCATATCAACAATAGATGGAATGAACACACTTGTCAGAGGTCAGAAGCTTCCAATTTTCTCTGGTTCAGGTTTGCCCCACAATGAGCTTGCTGCCCAGATTGCAAGGCAGGCCAAGGTTCTTGGTGAGGAGGAAGAGTTTGCGGTGGTCTTTGGTGCTATGGGTATAACCTACGAGGAAGCAAGCTTTTTCATGACAGATTTTGAGCGTACCGGTGCTCTTGAAAAGGTTACAGCTTTTCTGAATCTTGCAAATGACCCTACCATAGAGAGAATTATCACTCCGAGAATGGTGCTGACAACTGCAGAGTATTTTGCATATGAGAAGGATATGCATGTACTTGTGATTCTCACAGACCTTACAAACTACTGCGAAGCCTTGAGAGAAATTGCGGCTGCTCGTGGTGAGGTGCCTGGAAGAAGAGGTTACCCGGGTTACATGTACACAGATCTGGCAACCATGTATGAGAGAGCTGGTAAGGCAGCTGGTTCCAGAGGCTCTATAACCCAGATGCCAATATTAACCATGGCGGATGATGACATAACCCACCCTATTCCAGACCTCACTGGTTATATTACTGAGGGTCAGATTGTTCTTTCAAGAGAGCTTCACAGGAAGGGCATATACCCTCCAGTTGATGTTCTTCCAAGCCTCTCAAGGCTGATGAAGGGAGGAATAGGTAAAGGAAAAACAAGAGAGGACCATGCCAATGTGAGTGACCAGCTCTACAGTGCCTATGCTGAGGGCAGAGACCTCAGAGACCTTGTTGCTGTTGTGGGTGAAGAAGCTCTCACAGAAAAGGATAGGAAGTACCTTGAATTTGCTGATAGGTTTGAGAGGGAATATGTCACTCAGAGTAAGGATGAAGACAGGGATATCTTAAGAACCCTCGAGATAGGATGGGACCTTCTGAGCATTCTGCCTGAGAGAGACCTCAAGAGAATCAAGGAAGATTATATCAAGAGTTATCATCCTAAATATGTGCAGGAGAAATAG
- the speB gene encoding agmatinase, with protein sequence MNLFTSPFTFARRELELEEAEYAVFGVPFDSSETFRGGSREAPAAIREASREVEDYDLLEDFDLLSLKIADIGDVEVSFGNVKETKTRVKETVAEILSRGAKPVILGGEHTISAFALEGFKKKPFFLSLDAHLDFREDYLGNRYSHACTLKRVSEITGKDNVLAVGVRSACREELDAVREEGIKFIPFGECYDIEMLVARLSKMLKGKKVYMSIDMDFFDPKDARGVCNPEPPGIFFFDFILMLAFLGEIDLAGLDITEVAPRYDSYTPVLASKIIFKVLAKYHRLKKMV encoded by the coding sequence ATGAATCTGTTCACATCTCCTTTCACTTTCGCAAGAAGAGAGCTTGAGTTGGAAGAAGCCGAGTATGCTGTATTTGGTGTGCCATTTGACAGCAGCGAGACATTTAGAGGAGGCTCTCGAGAAGCACCAGCAGCAATAAGGGAAGCCTCTAGAGAGGTGGAGGACTATGACCTCCTTGAAGATTTTGACCTTCTCAGCCTAAAAATTGCTGATATAGGTGATGTTGAAGTTTCCTTTGGAAATGTAAAGGAGACAAAAACCAGAGTGAAGGAAACTGTTGCTGAGATTTTAAGCAGAGGAGCAAAGCCTGTTATCCTTGGAGGTGAACATACTATCTCCGCTTTTGCACTTGAAGGTTTTAAGAAAAAGCCGTTTTTTCTTTCCCTTGATGCTCATCTTGATTTCAGAGAAGATTACCTGGGTAATAGATATTCCCATGCCTGCACGCTTAAGAGAGTTTCAGAGATAACAGGGAAGGATAATGTTCTGGCTGTTGGTGTGAGAAGCGCCTGCAGAGAGGAGCTTGACGCTGTCAGAGAGGAAGGAATTAAATTTATTCCCTTCGGTGAGTGTTACGATATTGAAATGCTTGTGGCAAGGCTTTCAAAAATGCTAAAGGGAAAAAAAGTTTATATGTCAATAGATATGGACTTCTTTGACCCGAAGGATGCCAGAGGAGTTTGCAATCCCGAGCCCCCCGGAATATTCTTCTTCGACTTTATTCTGATGCTTGCCTTTCTGGGTGAGATTGATCTGGCAGGCCTTGATATCACAGAGGTGGCACCACGCTATGACAGCTACACACCTGTACTTGCATCAAAAATAATCTTCAAGGTTCTTGCAAAATATCACAGATTAAAGAAAATGGTTTAG
- the ntpD gene encoding V-type sodium ATPase subunit D: MAELIEGVNPTRMELLKLKTKVKLARKGHRLLKEKRDALIVEFFNILEEARGIRRRAERSLADAFIAIILAQSTLGVLKVREVSFAVKETHEVNTVTRSIMGVRVPVLEIEDENRTLMERGYSLSDTNYMVDEAAKKFEEALTAVVELAEVESSIRLLSQEIKVTKRRVNALENIVMPRLDATVKYIRMRLDEMERENFFKLKRIKASQERKEAEATA, translated from the coding sequence ATGGCAGAGCTGATTGAAGGCGTAAATCCAACCCGAATGGAACTTCTCAAGCTCAAGACAAAGGTAAAGCTGGCCAGAAAGGGACATAGATTGCTTAAGGAGAAGAGAGATGCCCTTATAGTGGAGTTCTTCAATATCCTTGAGGAAGCTCGTGGAATAAGGCGAAGAGCGGAGAGGTCTCTGGCAGATGCTTTTATAGCAATTATTCTTGCGCAGTCAACTCTTGGTGTGCTCAAGGTCAGGGAGGTGAGTTTTGCTGTGAAAGAGACTCATGAGGTGAACACTGTTACAAGGAGTATAATGGGTGTGAGAGTTCCGGTGCTGGAGATTGAGGATGAGAATAGAACTCTCATGGAAAGAGGTTACAGTTTGAGTGATACAAACTATATGGTTGATGAGGCAGCGAAGAAGTTTGAAGAAGCTCTGACTGCTGTTGTTGAGCTGGCTGAGGTTGAGAGCAGTATAAGGCTTCTTTCTCAGGAGATTAAAGTTACCAAGCGGAGAGTGAATGCTCTTGAGAATATTGTCATGCCAAGGCTTGATGCAACAGTTAAGTACATAAGAATGCGTCTTGATGAGATGGAGAGGGAAAACTTCTTCAAGCTCAAGAGAATCAAGGCATCCCAGGAGAGAAAAGAGGCTGAAGCAACTGCTTAG
- the yhdG gene encoding putative amino acid permease YhdG, with translation MSPGQRGQNSDIEVKLNRDLGLFDITMIGIAGMIGAGVFALTGIAAGVAGPALILVFLFNGVIGLITAASYAELGSALPGAGGGYVWIKETFPSSFGFLAGWIDWFAHSVACSLYAVTFGVFMAAILFPAIPLPRSLLAKVSSFIAISFLTYINYRGVKETGRVGGFVTVLKVLILVVFVSFGIYKTLGRPDWIMQFSNPSFTPTGLIGILAAMGLTFIAFEGFEIIVQSGEEVKSPAKNIPRAIFISLFVAIVVYVLVAFTVLGAIKTPNGSPSWVFLGKLAEMGLINVSNQIMPYGTFVLLIAGLISTISAMNATIYSSSRISFALARDGYLTSRLAHINEKTKTPHVAVFFTYIIITTIALLLPIEAVAASADIMFILLFIQVNLVLIILRFRAPNLKRTFRVPLVPYLPIIAISLQVIIAYFMVTRVANGFMAFVTSIAWIFLGVIIYFTYSRKKERKKLEKEFKTVFEEKAVRKVAYRILVPVGNPATAKKLIDFANLIARSRKGEIVLLSVLTLPQQTPLYAGKKYVEERKNFLRKLISEAGDVPTSGILKVAHSTSEAILNTIEEEKINLVILGWRGRTFRRDFILGSTIDPIILKASCDVMAVRFESGFEAKKIKKILIPTAGGPHGYMAAEIAKDLQKVTGAEAALIYVAGDERGMKLGRAYVDDTRRAVGIEADSIVKLSDDRIGTIAEEIKRYDIVVIGATHETFMKNFIKGVFPERVARKTEKTVVMVRRKLKIKDIFWKWPF, from the coding sequence ATGTCACCAGGACAGAGAGGTCAGAATTCGGATATTGAGGTCAAACTGAATAGGGACCTTGGCCTCTTCGATATAACAATGATAGGTATTGCAGGTATGATTGGGGCAGGCGTTTTTGCCTTGACCGGTATTGCAGCGGGGGTTGCGGGTCCTGCTCTTATTCTCGTTTTTTTGTTTAATGGAGTTATAGGTCTTATTACTGCTGCATCCTATGCTGAACTTGGTTCTGCCCTTCCCGGTGCGGGAGGAGGTTATGTCTGGATAAAAGAGACATTTCCGTCATCTTTCGGGTTTCTTGCCGGCTGGATAGACTGGTTTGCACATAGTGTTGCCTGCTCGCTATATGCTGTGACCTTTGGAGTTTTTATGGCAGCGATTCTTTTTCCAGCTATTCCCCTGCCCAGAAGTCTGCTTGCCAAAGTTTCGTCATTCATTGCAATCTCCTTCCTGACATATATAAATTATAGAGGAGTTAAGGAAACAGGAAGGGTTGGTGGTTTCGTTACTGTCTTAAAAGTCCTCATTCTTGTCGTGTTTGTTAGTTTCGGTATTTACAAGACTCTTGGCAGACCGGACTGGATAATGCAATTCAGTAATCCTTCTTTCACCCCTACGGGCTTGATTGGAATTCTTGCTGCAATGGGACTCACATTTATCGCCTTCGAAGGTTTTGAGATAATCGTTCAGAGCGGTGAGGAGGTCAAAAGTCCTGCAAAGAACATACCCAGAGCGATCTTCATATCCTTATTTGTGGCTATAGTGGTTTATGTTCTGGTGGCTTTTACAGTCTTGGGAGCTATTAAAACACCGAATGGAAGTCCGAGCTGGGTTTTTCTTGGCAAACTTGCAGAAATGGGGTTGATAAACGTTTCAAATCAGATAATGCCTTATGGAACATTTGTACTCCTGATTGCTGGACTGATTTCTACAATAAGTGCGATGAATGCAACAATTTACTCATCCTCCAGGATATCTTTTGCCCTGGCAAGGGATGGCTATCTTACCAGCAGGCTTGCACATATCAATGAAAAAACAAAAACACCCCATGTTGCAGTTTTCTTTACATATATTATAATTACGACAATAGCTCTACTTCTTCCAATAGAGGCTGTAGCTGCTTCGGCTGATATAATGTTTATCCTTCTGTTCATTCAGGTGAATCTTGTGCTCATAATCCTTAGGTTTAGAGCTCCGAATCTTAAAAGGACTTTCAGAGTTCCCCTTGTCCCATATCTTCCTATAATAGCAATCTCTCTTCAGGTAATTATCGCATATTTCATGGTAACCAGGGTTGCAAATGGATTTATGGCTTTTGTAACTTCTATTGCATGGATATTTCTGGGTGTTATTATTTATTTCACATATTCCAGAAAGAAAGAAAGAAAGAAATTGGAGAAAGAATTTAAAACAGTATTTGAGGAGAAGGCTGTGAGAAAGGTTGCATACAGAATTCTTGTGCCAGTTGGTAATCCTGCTACAGCAAAAAAGCTGATAGACTTTGCGAACCTGATTGCAAGGTCAAGAAAAGGTGAGATTGTCTTACTTTCAGTATTAACATTACCCCAGCAAACACCTCTTTACGCAGGGAAAAAATATGTTGAAGAGAGAAAGAATTTTCTCAGAAAGCTCATAAGTGAGGCTGGAGATGTTCCCACCAGTGGTATTCTGAAGGTTGCTCACAGTACCTCTGAAGCTATCCTGAATACAATCGAGGAGGAAAAGATAAATCTCGTAATTCTGGGGTGGAGAGGAAGAACTTTCAGAAGGGATTTCATTCTTGGAAGTACTATCGACCCTATAATTTTAAAGGCATCCTGTGACGTTATGGCTGTGAGATTTGAATCTGGCTTTGAAGCAAAGAAGATAAAGAAAATCCTTATTCCGACTGCGGGAGGTCCCCATGGGTACATGGCAGCAGAAATTGCCAAGGATTTACAGAAGGTTACAGGGGCGGAGGCGGCACTAATTTATGTGGCAGGTGATGAAAGGGGCATGAAGCTTGGCAGAGCTTATGTTGATGATACCAGAAGGGCAGTAGGAATAGAGGCTGATAGTATAGTTAAATTATCGGATGACCGCATCGGTACTATTGCTGAGGAGATTAAGAGGTATGACATAGTTGTAATTGGAGCAACACATGAGACTTTCATGAAAAACTTCATAAAAGGTGTTTTTCCGGAGAGAGTTGCAAGAAAAACTGAAAAGACTGTTGTTATGGTGAGGAGAAAGCTTAAGATAAAAGATATTTTTTGGAAGTGGCCTTTTTAA
- the ntpA gene encoding V-type sodium ATPase catalytic subunit A — protein MAEGKIVKVAGPVMKAEGMRGAMMYEVVRVGNYKLMGEIIQLEDDIATIQVYEETAGIKPGEPVISTGAQLSVELGPGILKQIYDGVQRPLEVIRKESGTFIARGIEVPSLDRNKKWEFTPLVKVGDKVEGGDFLGEVPETELITHRIMVPPGISGEVVEIAQKGSYIIEEIISKIKTEKGEKEVNMYQKWPVRIPRPLKKKLDPETPLISGQRILDTFFPVAKGGTAAIPGPFGGGKTVTQHQLAKWCDAEIIVYVGCGERGNEMTEVLEEFPHLTDPNSGKPLMERTVLIANTSNMPVAARDASVYTGITFGEYFRDMGYNVALMADSTSRWAEAMREISGRLEEMPGEEGYPAYLASRLANFYERSGRVETIGTNKREGSLTVVGAVSPPGGDFSEPVTQNTLRITKVFWALDASLADRRHFPAINWLRSYSLYLDTVRDWWEKKVDERWYEFRTKAMALLQKESELQEIVQLVGPDALPEKERVALEGARVIREDFLQQNAFHEVDTYCSVTKQFKMLDIMLEFYDRANESVNRGASAKAIAEMSVRDDLSRLKYVEESKVDEALAKIRTNMKAEFEKLVTKVVA, from the coding sequence GTGGCAGAAGGAAAGATAGTAAAGGTTGCAGGTCCCGTTATGAAGGCTGAAGGAATGCGAGGGGCTATGATGTATGAAGTGGTAAGAGTGGGCAATTATAAGCTCATGGGTGAAATCATCCAGCTTGAAGATGATATAGCCACGATTCAGGTTTATGAGGAAACTGCCGGTATAAAGCCAGGTGAACCGGTTATAAGTACAGGTGCACAGCTCAGTGTTGAGCTCGGTCCTGGAATTTTGAAGCAGATTTATGATGGAGTGCAGCGCCCCCTTGAGGTTATAAGGAAGGAGAGTGGCACTTTCATTGCCCGGGGTATCGAGGTTCCCAGCCTTGACAGAAATAAAAAGTGGGAATTCACTCCTCTCGTTAAAGTCGGTGATAAGGTTGAAGGTGGCGATTTTCTTGGTGAGGTTCCGGAGACAGAGCTTATAACCCACAGAATAATGGTACCTCCTGGCATAAGCGGAGAGGTTGTTGAGATAGCTCAGAAGGGTAGTTATATAATTGAGGAGATAATTTCAAAGATAAAAACTGAGAAAGGGGAAAAAGAGGTTAATATGTATCAAAAGTGGCCTGTGAGAATACCACGACCACTGAAAAAGAAACTTGACCCCGAGACACCTCTCATATCAGGTCAGAGGATTCTTGATACATTCTTCCCTGTAGCCAAAGGCGGCACTGCTGCCATACCTGGGCCATTTGGCGGGGGTAAGACTGTAACCCAGCACCAGCTTGCAAAGTGGTGCGATGCGGAGATTATAGTCTATGTTGGTTGCGGAGAGCGTGGTAATGAGATGACAGAAGTGCTTGAGGAGTTTCCGCACCTCACAGACCCCAACTCGGGCAAGCCCCTCATGGAAAGAACTGTACTCATTGCAAATACATCAAATATGCCAGTCGCTGCCAGAGATGCCAGTGTTTATACAGGAATAACCTTTGGCGAATACTTCAGAGATATGGGTTACAATGTGGCTTTGATGGCAGACTCAACCTCGAGATGGGCAGAGGCCATGAGAGAGATTTCAGGCAGACTTGAGGAGATGCCAGGTGAAGAGGGTTATCCTGCTTACCTTGCATCGAGGCTTGCCAACTTCTATGAAAGGTCAGGAAGGGTTGAAACTATAGGCACAAATAAGAGAGAAGGTTCTCTAACTGTTGTGGGTGCGGTTTCTCCACCAGGCGGTGATTTTTCCGAGCCTGTTACACAGAACACTTTGAGAATAACAAAGGTTTTCTGGGCTCTTGATGCCAGTCTTGCTGATAGGAGGCATTTCCCTGCAATTAACTGGCTGAGAAGCTATTCTCTTTATCTTGACACAGTGAGAGACTGGTGGGAGAAGAAAGTAGATGAGAGATGGTATGAGTTCAGAACAAAGGCTATGGCTCTGCTCCAGAAGGAATCTGAACTTCAGGAGATTGTTCAACTCGTGGGTCCTGATGCCCTGCCTGAGAAGGAGAGAGTTGCACTCGAAGGAGCAAGAGTTATAAGAGAAGATTTTCTGCAGCAGAATGCTTTCCATGAGGTTGATACCTACTGTAGTGTAACAAAACAGTTCAAGATGCTTGATATAATGCTGGAGTTCTATGACCGTGCCAATGAATCGGTTAACAGAGGAGCTTCAGCCAAGGCTATTGCAGAAATGAGTGTCAGGGATGACCTCTCAAGGTTGAAGTATGTTGAAGAGAGTAAAGTTGATGAGGCTCTTGCGAAAATCAGGACAAATATGAAAGCTGAATTCGAAAAGCTTGTTACCAAGGTGGTGGCATAA